From the Pseudomonas sp. SORT22 genome, one window contains:
- a CDS encoding thiazole synthase, which translates to MSNVRSDKPFTLAGRTFQSRLLVGTGKYRDLEETRLAIEASGTEIVTVAVRRTNIGQNPGEPNLLDVLPPDRYTILPNTAGCYDAVEAVRTCRLARELLDGHNLVKLEVLADQKTLFPNVIETLKAAEVLVKDGFDVMVYTSDDPIIARQLAEAGCIAVMPLAGLIGTGLGICNPYNLQIILEESKVPVLVDAGVGTASDATIAMEMGCEAVLMNSAIAHAQQPVMMAEAMKHAIVAGRLAYLAGRMPKKLYASASSPLDGLIK; encoded by the coding sequence ATGAGCAACGTACGTAGCGACAAGCCCTTCACCCTGGCCGGTCGTACCTTCCAGTCGCGCCTGCTGGTTGGCACCGGCAAGTACCGTGACCTGGAAGAAACCCGCCTGGCCATCGAGGCCTCCGGCACCGAGATCGTCACGGTTGCCGTGCGCCGCACCAACATCGGCCAGAACCCGGGCGAACCGAACCTGCTCGACGTGCTGCCGCCCGATCGCTACACCATCCTGCCGAACACCGCTGGCTGCTATGACGCGGTCGAAGCCGTGCGCACCTGCCGCCTGGCCCGTGAGCTGCTCGATGGCCACAACCTGGTCAAGCTCGAAGTACTGGCCGACCAGAAGACCCTGTTCCCCAACGTGATCGAGACCCTCAAGGCCGCCGAAGTGCTGGTCAAGGACGGTTTCGACGTGATGGTCTACACCAGTGACGACCCGATCATTGCCCGCCAGCTGGCCGAAGCCGGTTGCATCGCGGTAATGCCACTGGCCGGGCTGATCGGTACGGGCCTGGGGATCTGCAACCCGTACAACCTGCAGATCATCCTCGAAGAATCGAAAGTCCCGGTGCTGGTCGATGCCGGTGTCGGTACCGCGTCCGACGCCACCATCGCCATGGAAATGGGCTGTGAGGCGGTGCTGATGAACTCGGCGATCGCGCACGCACAGCAGCCGGTCATGATGGCCGAAGCCATGAAACACGCCATTGTCGCTGGCCGCCTGGCTTACCTTGCCGGGCGTATGCCGAAAAAACTCTATGCCAGCGCGTCGTCGCCGCTGGATGGTCTGATCAAGTAA
- the rdgB gene encoding RdgB/HAM1 family non-canonical purine NTP pyrophosphatase → MMTFQQIVLASHNAGKLKELQAMLGDTVQLRSIGEFSSVEPEETGLSFVENAILKARNAARISGMPALADDSGLAVDFLGGAPGIYSARYADGKGDAANNAKLLDVLKDVPQEQRGAQFVCVLALVRHADDPLPILCEGLWHGRILTQASGEHGFGYDPLFWVPERDCSSAELSPADKNQISHRARAMSLLRQRLGLA, encoded by the coding sequence ATGATGACTTTTCAGCAAATCGTATTGGCCAGCCATAACGCCGGCAAACTCAAGGAACTGCAGGCCATGCTCGGTGACACCGTGCAACTGCGTTCCATTGGCGAATTCAGCAGCGTCGAGCCGGAAGAAACCGGCCTGTCGTTCGTCGAAAACGCCATCCTCAAGGCGCGCAATGCCGCGCGCATTTCCGGCATGCCGGCGCTGGCCGATGATTCGGGCCTGGCGGTGGACTTTCTCGGCGGCGCGCCGGGCATCTACTCCGCTCGTTATGCCGATGGCAAAGGCGATGCGGCCAACAACGCCAAGTTGCTCGACGTGCTCAAGGACGTCCCGCAGGAGCAGCGCGGCGCCCAGTTCGTCTGCGTCCTGGCCCTGGTCCGGCATGCCGACGACCCGCTGCCGATCCTCTGCGAAGGCCTGTGGCACGGGCGCATCCTGACCCAGGCCAGCGGCGAGCACGGCTTTGGCTATGACCCACTGTTCTGGGTGCCGGAGCGCGATTGCTCGAGCGCCGAGCTGAGCCCTGCCGACAAGAACCAGATCAGCCACCGTGCCCGCGCCATGAGCCTGTTGCGTCAACGTCTGGGCCTGGCATGA
- a CDS encoding DUF423 domain-containing protein, whose product MLRSFLLLSAFFGFTGVALGAFAAHGLKGRLSSEYLAIFHTGVTYQLVHALALLAVAVLSVHLPGRLVGWAGGLFTLGILLFSGSLYVLTLSGIGKLGIITPFGGLAFLGGWLCLGLAAWRLS is encoded by the coding sequence ATGCTGCGTAGTTTTCTGCTGCTTTCGGCGTTTTTCGGCTTTACCGGCGTGGCCCTGGGCGCCTTTGCTGCCCATGGCCTCAAGGGCCGGCTGAGCAGCGAATACCTGGCGATCTTTCATACCGGCGTCACCTACCAGCTGGTACACGCCCTGGCCCTGCTCGCGGTAGCAGTGCTGTCGGTGCACCTGCCCGGGCGTCTGGTCGGGTGGGCCGGTGGTCTGTTCACCCTGGGGATCCTGCTGTTTTCCGGTAGCCTGTATGTGCTGACCCTGAGCGGCATCGGCAAGCTCGGTATCATCACTCCCTTTGGCGGCCTGGCGTTTCTCGGCGGATGGCTGTGCCTGGGCCTTGCAGCCTGGCGCCTGAGCTGA
- a CDS encoding YggS family pyridoxal phosphate-dependent enzyme — MSTIADNLSTLAARIRAAALAAGREPAAVQLLAVSKTKPAAAVREAFAAGVRDVGENYLQEALNKQGELTDLPLTWHFIGPIQSNKTRAIAEHFDWVHSVDRLKIAQRLSEQRPDNLAALNICLQVNVSGEASKSGCTPEELPALASAIAALPRLRLRGLMAIPEPTDDEAAQQAAFARVRELQANLQLPLDTLSMGMSHDLEAAIAQGATWVRIGTALFGARDYGQP; from the coding sequence ATGTCCACCATAGCAGACAACCTTTCCACGCTCGCCGCACGCATCCGTGCCGCCGCGCTGGCCGCCGGGCGCGAGCCTGCGGCCGTGCAGCTGCTGGCCGTGAGCAAGACCAAACCCGCCGCTGCCGTGCGCGAAGCCTTCGCCGCCGGGGTGCGCGATGTCGGTGAGAACTACCTGCAGGAAGCCCTGAACAAACAGGGCGAATTGACCGACCTGCCCTTGACCTGGCACTTCATCGGCCCCATTCAGTCGAACAAGACTCGTGCGATTGCCGAGCACTTTGACTGGGTACATTCCGTGGACCGTCTGAAAATCGCCCAACGCCTGTCCGAGCAACGCCCTGACAACCTTGCAGCGCTGAACATCTGCCTGCAGGTCAACGTCAGTGGCGAAGCCAGCAAGTCTGGCTGCACGCCCGAAGAGCTGCCGGCCCTGGCCAGCGCCATCGCCGCGCTGCCACGCCTGCGCCTGCGCGGGTTGATGGCGATTCCCGAGCCGACCGACGACGAGGCCGCCCAACAAGCGGCCTTCGCCCGGGTTCGCGAGTTGCAGGCGAACCTTCAGTTACCCCTCGACACCCTGTCCATGGGCATGAGTCATGACTTGGAAGCCGCGATTGCCCAGGGCGCGACCTGGGTGCGCATCGGCACCGCGCTGTTCGGTGCCCGCGACTACGGCCAGCCCTGA
- a CDS encoding DUF1993 domain-containing protein, translating to MTISLYAASVPVFKQMLNALSDVLNKAEAHATAKNIDPSVFLQARLYPDMFPLVRQVQIAVDFAKGVSARLAEVELPKYDDSETTFAELQALISKVLAFLDGIAPAQIDGKEGIEIVTRPGTPKEKRFSGQAYLLTYGLPQFFFHVTTTYAILRHNGVEVGKRDYMGAF from the coding sequence ATGACCATTTCCTTGTATGCCGCTTCTGTTCCTGTCTTCAAGCAAATGCTCAACGCCTTGAGTGATGTGCTGAACAAGGCCGAAGCTCACGCCACGGCGAAAAACATTGATCCAAGCGTTTTCCTCCAGGCTCGCCTGTATCCGGATATGTTTCCGCTGGTTCGCCAGGTGCAGATCGCTGTTGATTTCGCCAAGGGCGTTTCGGCGCGCCTGGCTGAGGTCGAGTTGCCGAAATACGATGACAGCGAAACCACCTTTGCCGAGCTGCAAGCGCTGATCAGCAAGGTCCTGGCTTTCCTGGACGGCATTGCGCCGGCGCAGATCGACGGCAAGGAAGGCATTGAAATCGTGACCCGTCCGGGCACGCCGAAAGAGAAGCGCTTCAGTGGCCAGGCCTATTTGCTGACCTACGGCCTGCCGCAATTCTTCTTCCACGTCACCACCACCTACGCAATCCTGCGTCACAACGGTGTAGAAGTGGGCAAGCGTGACTACATGGGCGCGTTCTAA
- the hemW gene encoding radical SAM family heme chaperone HemW, protein MTEHSPAQPLHLGEAGFTSQAPRAALPQLPPLALYIHIPWCVRKCPYCDFNSHAATPELPEEAYVDALLADLDQELGNVHGRPISSIFFGGGTPSLFSARALGRLLVGVEQRIPFASDIEITLEANPGTFEQEKFKAYRQLGINRLSIGIQSFQQAKLEALGRIHNGDEAIRAADMARNAGFDNFNLDLMHGLPDQTLDDALGDLRQAIALNPTHLSWYQLTLEPNTVFWNQPPLLPEDDILWDIQEAGQALLASHGYAQYEVSAYAQPGRAARHNLNYWSFGDFIGIGAGAHGKLSHPDGRILRTWKTRLPKDYLNPAKPFKAGEKLLPVDELPFEFLMNALRLTQGVDIELFSQRTGLPLEQLAAARREAEQKGLLQVEPTRLVATARGQLFLNDLLQYFLT, encoded by the coding sequence ATGACCGAGCATTCGCCGGCACAGCCACTGCACCTGGGCGAGGCTGGCTTTACTTCCCAAGCACCGCGGGCGGCCCTGCCACAGCTGCCGCCCCTGGCGCTGTACATCCATATCCCCTGGTGCGTGCGTAAATGCCCGTACTGCGACTTCAACTCCCACGCCGCCACCCCCGAACTGCCGGAAGAAGCCTACGTCGACGCCCTGCTCGCCGACCTCGACCAGGAGCTGGGCAACGTCCATGGCCGCCCGATCAGCTCGATCTTCTTTGGCGGCGGCACCCCGAGCCTGTTCAGCGCCCGCGCGCTGGGGCGCTTGCTGGTCGGTGTGGAGCAACGCATCCCGTTTGCCAGCGACATCGAGATCACCCTCGAAGCCAACCCTGGGACCTTCGAGCAAGAGAAGTTCAAGGCCTACCGGCAACTGGGCATCAATCGCCTGTCGATCGGCATCCAGAGCTTCCAGCAGGCCAAGCTCGAAGCCCTGGGTCGCATCCACAACGGTGACGAAGCGATTCGCGCCGCCGACATGGCGCGCAATGCCGGCTTCGACAACTTCAACCTCGACCTGATGCATGGCCTGCCTGACCAGACGCTGGACGACGCCCTGGGCGACCTGCGCCAGGCGATTGCGCTGAACCCCACGCACCTGTCCTGGTACCAGTTGACCCTGGAGCCGAACACGGTGTTCTGGAACCAGCCGCCACTGCTGCCCGAAGACGACATCCTCTGGGACATCCAGGAAGCCGGCCAGGCCCTGCTGGCCAGCCACGGCTACGCCCAGTACGAAGTCTCGGCCTACGCCCAGCCGGGCCGCGCCGCGCGGCACAACCTCAACTACTGGAGCTTTGGCGACTTCATCGGCATCGGCGCCGGCGCCCACGGCAAACTCAGCCACCCCGACGGACGGATCCTGCGCACCTGGAAGACGCGGCTGCCCAAGGACTACCTGAACCCGGCCAAGCCCTTCAAGGCCGGCGAAAAGCTGCTGCCAGTGGACGAGCTGCCCTTCGAGTTCCTGATGAACGCCCTGCGCCTGACCCAGGGCGTAGACATCGAGCTGTTCAGCCAGCGTACCGGCCTGCCCCTGGAGCAACTGGCGGCGGCGCGGCGGGAAGCCGAACAAAAAGGGCTTTTGCAGGTCGAACCGACGCGACTGGTCGCTACCGCGCGTGGCCAGTTGTTCCTCAACGACCTGCTGCAGTATTTCTTGACCTAA
- the thiS gene encoding sulfur carrier protein ThiS has product MRIQLNGEPFELPDGESVAALLNRLDLAGRRVAVELNLDIVPRSQHDVTTLNDGDQVEVVHAIGGG; this is encoded by the coding sequence ATGCGCATTCAACTGAACGGTGAACCTTTCGAATTGCCCGATGGCGAAAGCGTCGCGGCCCTGCTCAACCGGCTTGACCTGGCGGGTCGCCGGGTGGCGGTCGAACTCAACCTGGACATCGTGCCGCGCAGCCAGCACGACGTCACCACGCTGAACGACGGCGACCAGGTTGAAGTGGTGCACGCCATTGGCGGCGGCTAG
- a CDS encoding homoserine O-acetyltransferase: MSTVFPEDSVGLVTPQLAQFSEPLALACGRSLAAYELIYETYGTLNSSASNAVLICHALSGHHHAAGYHSPDDRKPGWWDSCIGPGKPIDTNRFFVVSLNNLGGCNGSTGPSSINPLTGKPYGADFPVLTVEDWVHSQARLADRLGIQQWAAVVGGSLGGMQALQWTITYPDRVRHCLDIASAPKLSAQNIAFNEVARQAILTDPEFHGGSFQDQGVIPKRGLMLARMVGHITYLSDDSMGEKFGRELKSDKLNYDFHSVEFQVESYLRYQGEEFSGRFDANTYLLMTKALDYFDPAASHGGDLAATLAHVTADYCVMSFTTDWRFSPARSREIVDALIAARKNVCYLDIDSPYGHDAFLIPTPRYITGFTNYMNRIVC; this comes from the coding sequence ATGTCCACTGTCTTTCCCGAAGATTCGGTCGGTCTGGTAACACCGCAACTGGCACAGTTCAGCGAGCCGCTGGCGCTGGCCTGCGGTCGCTCGCTGGCCGCCTATGAACTGATCTACGAAACCTACGGCACGCTCAACAGCAGCGCCAGCAACGCCGTGCTGATCTGTCATGCGTTGTCCGGCCATCACCATGCCGCCGGCTACCACAGCCCCGACGATCGCAAGCCGGGCTGGTGGGACAGTTGCATCGGCCCCGGCAAGCCGATCGATACCAATCGTTTCTTCGTGGTCAGCCTCAACAACCTTGGCGGTTGCAACGGCAGCACCGGCCCCAGCAGCATCAACCCGCTCACCGGTAAGCCCTACGGCGCCGATTTCCCGGTACTGACCGTGGAAGACTGGGTGCACAGCCAGGCGCGCCTGGCCGATCGCCTGGGTATCCAACAATGGGCCGCCGTCGTCGGTGGCAGCCTGGGCGGCATGCAGGCGCTGCAGTGGACCATCACCTACCCCGATCGCGTGCGTCATTGCCTGGACATCGCCTCGGCACCCAAGCTCTCGGCACAGAACATCGCCTTCAACGAGGTGGCACGCCAGGCCATCCTCACCGACCCGGAATTCCACGGCGGCTCGTTCCAGGATCAGGGCGTGATCCCCAAGCGCGGCCTGATGCTGGCGCGCATGGTCGGGCACATCACCTACCTGTCCGATGACTCCATGGGCGAGAAATTCGGCCGCGAGCTGAAAAGCGACAAGCTCAACTACGACTTCCACAGCGTCGAGTTCCAGGTTGAAAGCTACCTGCGCTATCAGGGCGAGGAGTTCTCCGGGCGTTTCGACGCCAACACCTACCTGCTGATGACCAAGGCACTGGATTACTTCGACCCGGCTGCCAGCCACGGCGGCGACCTGGCAGCGACTCTTGCGCATGTCACCGCGGATTACTGCGTGATGTCGTTCACCACCGACTGGCGCTTCTCGCCAGCACGCTCGCGGGAGATCGTCGATGCGCTGATCGCCGCGCGCAAGAACGTCTGCTACCTGGATATCGATTCGCCCTATGGCCACGATGCCTTCCTGATCCCGACCCCGCGCTACATCACGGGATTCACGAACTACATGAACCGCATCGTCTGCTGA
- the proC gene encoding pyrroline-5-carboxylate reductase produces MSKTRIAFIGAGNMAASLIGGLRAQGLEASQIRASDPGAEQRAKIHAEHGIEMFADNAQAIEGADVVVLAVKPQAMKAVCEALKPKLKPEQLAVSIAAGITCASMNSWLGAQPIVRCMPNTPALLRQGVSGLFATAEVSPAQRQQAEQLLSAVGIALWLDNEQQLDAVTAVSGSGPAYFFLLIEAMTAAGEKLGLPRETAAKLTLQTALGAAHMAVSSDVDAAELRRRVTSPAGTTEAAIKSFQANGFEALVEQALGAAAHRSAEMAEQLGN; encoded by the coding sequence ATGAGCAAGACTCGTATTGCCTTTATCGGCGCCGGCAACATGGCTGCCAGCCTGATCGGCGGCCTGCGCGCCCAGGGCCTGGAAGCTTCGCAGATCCGCGCCAGCGATCCGGGCGCCGAGCAGCGGGCGAAAATCCATGCCGAGCACGGCATCGAGATGTTCGCCGACAACGCCCAGGCCATCGAAGGCGCCGATGTGGTGGTATTGGCGGTCAAGCCACAGGCGATGAAAGCCGTGTGCGAAGCGCTCAAGCCCAAGCTCAAGCCCGAGCAACTGGCCGTCTCGATCGCCGCCGGGATCACCTGCGCGAGCATGAACAGCTGGCTCGGCGCCCAGCCGATCGTGCGCTGCATGCCCAACACCCCGGCGCTGCTGCGCCAGGGCGTCAGCGGCCTGTTCGCCACCGCCGAGGTTTCGCCGGCCCAGCGCCAGCAGGCCGAGCAACTGCTGTCGGCCGTGGGCATCGCCCTGTGGCTGGACAACGAACAACAGCTGGATGCCGTGACTGCGGTGTCCGGCAGTGGCCCGGCGTATTTTTTCCTGCTGATCGAGGCCATGACCGCCGCCGGCGAGAAACTCGGCCTGCCACGAGAAACCGCCGCCAAGCTGACCCTGCAAACCGCCCTGGGCGCTGCGCACATGGCGGTCAGCAGCGATGTTGACGCCGCCGAACTGCGCCGTCGGGTCACCTCACCGGCCGGCACCACGGAAGCGGCGATCAAGTCGTTCCAGGCCAATGGATTCGAAGCGCTGGTGGAACAGGCGCTGGGTGCCGCTGCGCACCGCTCGGCCGAAATGGCTGAACAACTGGGCAACTAA
- the mtgA gene encoding monofunctional biosynthetic peptidoglycan transglycosylase codes for MARSIASAKPSPMLSSIFRRLTRALLWFAAGSALLVLVFRWVPPPGTALMVERKVESWVDGQPIDLQRDWEPWERISDELKVAVIAGEDQKFANHWGFDFNAIQAALAHNERGGSIRGASTLSQQVAKNQFLWAGRSWLRKGLEAWFTALIELLWSKERILEVYLNSAEWGEGVFGAQAAARHHFGVDASQLSRQQASLLAAVLPSPLNWSASRPSTYVARRAGWIRQQMRQLGGNSYLAQLDSPRRAPWKQ; via the coding sequence ATGGCCCGCTCCATCGCTTCGGCCAAGCCATCGCCTATGCTGTCTTCCATTTTCCGTCGCCTCACCCGTGCCCTGCTGTGGTTTGCCGCAGGCAGCGCCCTGCTGGTGCTGGTGTTTCGCTGGGTGCCGCCGCCCGGCACCGCCCTGATGGTCGAGCGCAAGGTCGAGTCCTGGGTCGATGGCCAGCCGATCGACTTGCAACGGGACTGGGAGCCGTGGGAGCGAATCTCCGATGAGCTGAAAGTGGCTGTGATTGCTGGCGAAGACCAGAAGTTCGCCAACCACTGGGGCTTTGACTTCAACGCCATCCAGGCGGCGCTGGCCCATAACGAGCGCGGCGGCAGCATCCGCGGCGCCAGCACCTTGAGCCAGCAAGTGGCCAAGAACCAGTTCCTCTGGGCCGGCCGTAGCTGGTTGCGCAAGGGGCTCGAAGCCTGGTTCACCGCACTGATCGAGCTGCTATGGTCGAAAGAGCGGATTCTTGAGGTCTATCTCAACAGCGCCGAGTGGGGCGAAGGCGTGTTTGGTGCACAGGCGGCCGCCCGGCACCACTTCGGCGTCGATGCCAGCCAGCTTTCGCGCCAGCAGGCCAGCCTGCTGGCTGCGGTGCTGCCCAGCCCGCTGAACTGGAGCGCCAGCCGGCCCAGCACTTATGTGGCGCGACGCGCAGGCTGGATTCGCCAGCAGATGCGCCAGCTCGGCGGTAACAGCTACCTGGCCCAGCTGGACAGCCCACGTCGGGCACCTTGGAAGCAATAA
- the trmB gene encoding tRNA (guanosine(46)-N7)-methyltransferase TrmB, translated as MTESQETPITTEGEERQHRRIKSFVMRAGRMTEGQQRGLDQGGPLFILPLAESPVDYDQVFGRSAPRTLEIGFGMGHSLLEMAAAAPEQDFIGVEVHRPGVGALLNGVLTQGLKNLRVYDCDAIEVLNKCVADNSLDRLMLFFPDPWHKSRHHKRRIVQPEFAQLVRSKLKVGGVFHMATDWEPYAEYMLEVMNVAPGYRNLAADGKCVERPAERPITKFERRGERLGHGVWDLKFEKLA; from the coding sequence ATGACCGAATCGCAAGAAACGCCGATCACCACCGAAGGCGAAGAGCGCCAACACCGCCGCATCAAGAGTTTCGTGATGCGCGCCGGGCGCATGACCGAAGGCCAGCAGCGCGGCCTGGACCAGGGTGGGCCGCTGTTCATCCTGCCCCTGGCCGAGAGCCCGGTGGACTACGACCAGGTCTTCGGCCGCTCGGCGCCGCGTACCCTGGAGATCGGCTTCGGCATGGGCCACTCCCTGCTGGAAATGGCTGCTGCCGCGCCGGAGCAGGACTTCATCGGTGTCGAAGTGCACCGTCCGGGTGTCGGTGCGCTGCTCAACGGCGTGCTGACCCAGGGCCTGAAGAACCTGCGGGTGTATGACTGCGATGCCATCGAAGTGCTGAACAAGTGCGTGGCTGACAACAGCCTCGACCGGCTGATGCTGTTCTTCCCCGACCCTTGGCACAAAAGCCGTCACCACAAGCGTCGCATCGTCCAGCCGGAGTTCGCGCAGCTGGTGCGCAGCAAGCTCAAGGTGGGGGGCGTGTTCCATATGGCCACCGACTGGGAGCCCTATGCCGAATACATGCTGGAAGTGATGAACGTCGCCCCGGGTTATCGCAACCTGGCCGCCGACGGCAAGTGCGTAGAGCGTCCGGCCGAGCGCCCGATCACCAAGTTCGAACGCCGCGGCGAGCGGCTTGGGCATGGGGTGTGGGATCTGAAGTTCGAAAAACTGGCGTAG
- a CDS encoding DUF4426 domain-containing protein, whose translation MGRLLSFLLTACLSVTAVAADAIKGERQEVFGDTTVHYSTFISTFLQPDIAKAAELVRSKNQGVINVSVIKAGKPLVTQVSGTVKDLTSNSVPLKFKQITEQGAIYYIAQFPVEQQETRTFTIDVGIGGKTETISFNQELFPGE comes from the coding sequence ATGGGCCGCTTGTTGAGTTTTTTACTGACTGCCTGCCTGAGTGTGACGGCGGTCGCCGCCGATGCCATCAAGGGCGAGCGCCAGGAAGTGTTCGGTGACACCACGGTGCACTACAGCACTTTCATTTCGACCTTCCTGCAACCAGATATTGCCAAGGCTGCGGAACTGGTGCGCAGCAAGAACCAGGGCGTGATCAACGTCTCGGTGATCAAGGCTGGCAAGCCACTGGTCACCCAGGTCAGCGGCACCGTCAAGGACCTGACCAGCAACTCGGTGCCGTTGAAGTTCAAGCAGATCACCGAACAGGGCGCCATCTACTACATCGCCCAGTTCCCTGTTGAACAACAGGAAACCCGGACCTTCACCATCGACGTTGGCATTGGTGGCAAGACCGAAACCATCAGCTTCAACCAAGAGCTTTTTCCAGGCGAATGA
- the metW gene encoding methionine biosynthesis protein MetW yields the protein MRADLEIIQDWIPAGSRVLDLGCGTGELLASLRDHKQVAGYGLEIDPDNIAQCVAKGVNVIEQDLDKGLGNFASNSFDVVVMTQALQAVEYPDRILDEMLRVGRQCIITFPNFGHWRCRWYLATKGRMPVSDFMPYTWYNTPNIHFCTFEDFEALCSERRAQVLDRLAVDHLHRHGWASKLWPNLLGEIGIYRVSSPGLTEHKVAV from the coding sequence ATGAGAGCCGACCTGGAAATCATCCAAGACTGGATCCCCGCCGGCAGCCGGGTACTCGACCTCGGTTGCGGTACCGGTGAACTGCTGGCGTCGCTGCGCGACCACAAGCAGGTGGCCGGCTACGGCCTGGAAATTGACCCCGACAACATCGCCCAGTGCGTGGCCAAGGGCGTCAACGTCATCGAGCAGGACCTCGACAAGGGCCTGGGCAACTTTGCCAGCAACAGTTTCGACGTGGTGGTCATGACCCAGGCCCTGCAGGCCGTGGAATACCCCGACCGCATTCTCGACGAAATGCTGCGCGTCGGCCGCCAGTGCATCATCACCTTTCCCAACTTCGGCCACTGGCGCTGCCGCTGGTACCTGGCGACCAAAGGTCGCATGCCGGTTTCCGACTTCATGCCGTATACCTGGTACAACACGCCGAACATCCACTTCTGTACCTTCGAAGACTTCGAGGCCCTGTGCAGCGAACGCCGCGCCCAGGTCCTCGACCGCCTGGCGGTCGACCATTTGCACCGCCACGGGTGGGCGAGCAAGCTATGGCCTAATCTTCTAGGTGAGATCGGCATTTACCGTGTCAGCAGCCCCGGCCTTACCGAACACAAGGTCGCGGTTTAA
- a CDS encoding YggT family protein, whose protein sequence is MIGLNTAAIYVLQTLGSLYLLIVVLRFVLQLVRADFYNPLSQFAVRATQPLLKPMRRVIPSLFGLDMSSLLLAIIIQLLVMGLTLLLAYGTTGNPLQLLVWSIIGVTALFLKIFFFALIISVILSWVAPGSHNPGAELINQICDPFLAPFRRILPNLGGLDISPILAFMALKLIDMLVINNLAAMSGMPEILRLLV, encoded by the coding sequence ATGATCGGATTGAACACCGCTGCAATCTATGTGCTGCAGACCCTCGGCAGCCTGTACCTGCTGATCGTGGTGCTGCGCTTTGTCCTGCAACTGGTGCGCGCGGACTTCTACAACCCGCTCAGCCAGTTCGCCGTACGCGCCACCCAACCGCTGCTCAAGCCGATGCGCCGGGTGATACCGAGCCTGTTCGGCCTGGACATGTCGTCGCTGCTGCTGGCGATCATCATCCAGCTGCTGGTGATGGGCCTGACCCTGCTGCTGGCCTACGGCACCACCGGCAACCCGCTGCAATTGCTGGTCTGGTCGATCATTGGCGTGACCGCGCTGTTTCTGAAGATTTTCTTCTTCGCCCTGATCATCAGCGTGATCCTCTCGTGGGTCGCGCCGGGCAGCCACAACCCGGGCGCCGAGCTGATCAACCAGATCTGCGACCCGTTTCTGGCGCCGTTCCGCCGCATCCTGCCGAACCTCGGCGGCCTGGATATCTCTCCGATCCTGGCGTTCATGGCGCTGAAGCTGATCGACATGCTGGTGATCAACAACCTGGCGGCGATGAGCGGGATGCCGGAGATTCTGCGACTGCTGGTCTGA
- a CDS encoding DUF3392 domain-containing protein, translating into MDLVLDLLSTVSRWSRSNLSEISLALVGCLLVLFGTDIKGWVEQRLGGLAGALRVPFMALLVMIGSGAALIYATPWVVKGLAQFNNYALAPVLLIVLVLIGVVADRR; encoded by the coding sequence ATGGACCTGGTACTCGACCTGCTCTCGACCGTTTCCCGCTGGAGTCGCAGCAACCTGTCGGAGATTTCCCTGGCCTTGGTGGGCTGTTTGCTGGTGCTGTTTGGCACCGATATCAAAGGCTGGGTCGAACAACGCCTGGGCGGCCTTGCAGGCGCCTTGCGCGTACCGTTCATGGCCTTGCTGGTGATGATCGGCAGCGGTGCGGCATTGATCTATGCCACCCCGTGGGTGGTGAAGGGGCTGGCACAGTTCAACAACTATGCGTTGGCGCCGGTGTTGCTGATTGTGCTGGTGTTGATTGGCGTGGTTGCCGATCGGCGCTGA